Proteins encoded within one genomic window of Eleutherodactylus coqui strain aEleCoq1 chromosome 1, aEleCoq1.hap1, whole genome shotgun sequence:
- the FAM110C gene encoding protein FAM110C — MPTEVMSAVRMQPISQLQHHSPVLPIRLLTRGPEYLRRQIETGTPARTTLSAVERLAADKAKYVKSQKAVGSSASESSSASSSSSKSQQTAEGAPVRRGSNSSKRLLRPDSLVIYRQKNRADTEDARTGLVRRLFLGSAKEKPIAPSNDRPEPRSRTGLHRSQSDISSRYSRSFSDFDTFFKYCGLETEVVEELGRDRFSAAPEDSLDGSGGHRLRSASVATSDSGFSRRSGGEGSTGGLQEDEPLGGNLPGSNSNTSVVERNARIIKWLYSCKKAKETRGASPDLP, encoded by the coding sequence ATGCCAACAGAAGTCATGAGTGCGGTGAGGATGCAGCCcatctcccagctgcagcatcaCAGCCCGGTGCTGCCCATCAGGCTGCTCACCAGGGGACCCGAGTACCTGCGGCGGCAGATAGAGACTGGCACCCCTGCCAGGACCACCCTGAGCGCCGTGGAGaggctggcagccgacaaggccAAGTACGTGAAGAGCCAGAAGGCGGTGGGCAGCTCGGCATCGGAGAGCAGCAGCGCCAGCAGCTCCAGCAGTAAGAGCCAGCagacagcagagggcgccccgGTGAGAAGAGGCAGCAACAGCAGCAAGAGGCTCCTAAGACCGGACTCCCTGGTCATCTACAGGCAGAAGAACCGGGCAGATACTGAGGATGCCAGGACCGGGCTGGTCAGGAGGCTCTTCCTGGGCAGTGCCAAGGAGAAACCCATAGCGCCCTCTAATGACAGGCCGGAGCCGCGGTCCAGGACCGGCCTGCACCGCTCCCAGTCCGACATCAGCTCTCGCTACTCCCGATCCTTCTCTGACTTTGACACCTTCTTTAAGTACTGCGGCCTGGAGACGGAGGTGGTGGAGGAGCTGGGCAGAGACAGGTTCTCCGCCGCCCCCGAGGACAGCCTTGATGGCAGCGGTGGGCACCGGCTCCGCAGTGCCAGTGTAGCCACATCGGACAGCGGCTTCAGCCGGAGGAGCGGCGGGGAGGGCAGCACCGGCGGGCTGCAGGAGGACGAGCCGCTCGGCGGTAACCTCCCGGGCAGCAACAGCAACACGTCTGTCGTGGAGCGCAATGCCAGGATCATCAAGTGGCTGTACAGCTGCAAGAAGGCCAAGGAGACGCGGGGGGCATCCCCGGACTTACCCTGA